The Syntrophales bacterium region GGCCAGCTTGAACTGGATGGCCTGGAAGGTGGAGATGGGCTTGCCGAACTGTACCCTCTCCTTGGCATAGTTCAGGGCGTCTTCCAGGGCGGCCTTCCCGATGCCGCAGGCCTGGGAGCCGATGCCGATACGACCGCAGTCAAGACCCATCAGCATCTGCTTGAATCCCTGGCCGACCTTGCCCAGCAGGTTTTCAGCCGGAACCTCTGCATCCTCAAAAACCAGTTCGGCCGTGCCGGAGGCCAGGATCCCCATCTTCTCTTCGATCTTGCCGAGGGAGAACCCCTTCGTGTTCTTCAGATCGACGATCAGATTGATGACCGCTTTGTAGCCCATGGACGCATCCGTTGTGCAGGCCAGGACACAGTACTGGGCGACGTTGCCGTTGGTGATGAATCGCTTGGTGCCATTGAGGACATACTTGTCGCCTTTCAGCTCGGCCTTGCAGGCAAGCGCACCGGCATCGGATCCGGCACCCGCTTCCGTCAGGGCGTAGCAGCCCTCGACTTTTCCGCTGGCGACGGGGGTCAGATACTTTACCTTCTGCTCTTCCGTGCCGAATGTGTTCACGGGGAAACCATAGAGCGAGTTGTTCACGGAGACGATAACCCCGCAGCTCGCGCATGCTTTGGAAATAGCGATCATGGCGTGGACATACGTTACCGTGTCCATGCCGGCCCCGCCGTACTCGACGGGAATGGCTACGCCCATGATGCCCATTGCACCGAGCTTGCGGCAGATTTCCTCGGGATGCCGGTGGGTGTGGTCCAGCTCCGCGGCGATCGGCTTGATTTCCGTCTCGGCAAACCGGGTTACCTGGTCCTTCACCATTTGTTGTTCTTCCGTCAGACCGAAATTCATGATGCCCCCCTTTCAGAAAAGTGTTTGTAAAAAATACGGTTCCGCAGCGCGCGGTTGCTCACGGCCCCCCCTGGACCGCGCCTGGCCGCCGCCCGCGTTTGCCTGTCAGCAGCCCTTGAAGTTGGGTTTCCGCTTCTCCAGGAAGGCCCCCATTCCTTCCTTTTGATCGTCGGTGCTGAAGCACTGGGCACAACACTCCATCTCCAGTCGGTTCGCGTTGTCCAGAGAAAGGTCGTATCCGAAATTCATGGCGTGTTTGGCCATCTTCAGGGCGAAGCCCGGCAGGCGGGCCATTTTCGCCGCGAACTTCTTCGCCGCCGGCAGGAGTTCCTCAGCGGGATAAATGCGGTTCACAAGGCCGAGTTCGTAGGCCCGCTGGGCGTCGATCTGGTCTCCCCCCATCACCAGTTCCTTTGCGCGGCCGAGGCCGATCAGCCTGGCCAGCCGCTGGGTTCCCCCCCATCCCGGGATGAGGCCGATGAGGATCTCCGGCTGGCCGAAGCGCGCCTTGTCGGAGGCGAAGCGCATGTCGCAGGCCATGGAGATTTCCGTTCCGCCGCCGAGGGCGAATCCGTTGATGGCGGCGATGGACGGCTTGGGCAGCGTCTCGATCAGGCGGAGCGTTTCGTGCCCGAGCTCCATGAAGGCCAGGGCCTGCTGGGGCCTGAGGTTCTGCATCTCCGAGATGTCCGCGCCGGCGACGAAGGCCCGGTCCCCGGAACCCGTCAGGATCAGAGCCTTGACTGCGTCGTCGTTCTTGCAGATAGTCGCTGCCTGGTAGAGCTCCGACATGGTCTCGGAGTTCATGGCGTTGAGTGCCTTGGGCCGATTGAAGGTAATCGTCGCGACCCCTTCCTCCACCTGGAAAATGAGGTTCTTGAACTCCATCGGACTGCCTCCTTTCTGGATTCGCTTTTTCCTGGTCGGTAGAAGGCCGGCACTCCCCGTGTACGGCCGGGGAGTGCCGGTGAAATGACGGATGGTTAGACGCTTTCGAGGACGATGGCCATGCCCTGACCGCCGCCGATACACAGCGACGCCAGTCCGAGCGGAACGTTCCGCTTCTTCATCTGCATGGCCAGCGTGTAGGTGATGCGGGCGCCGGTGCATCCGATGGGATGGCCGATGGAGATCCCGCTGCCGTTCAAATTGGTGATGTTGAGGTCCACGCCCAGTTCCTTGACGCAGCCCAGGGCCTGGACGGCAAAGGCCTCGTTGAGCTCGATGAGGCCGATGTCCTTCATGGTCAGGTTCAGCTTCTTGAAGAGCTTCCGCACCGCCGGAATGGGACCGAGGCCCATGTATGCCGGATCGACACCACCGGAGGCCCAACCCTTGATCTTGACCAGGGGCTTCAGGCCCAGTTCCTTGGCCTTTTCGGCGCTCATGACCAGCACGGCCGCGGCTCCGTCGTTGATGCCCGAGGCGTTCCCCGCCGTGACGGATCCGTCTTTCTTGAAGACCGGCGCCAGTTTGCCCATCTTCTCCAGGGTCGTGTCCATGGGCCGCTCGTCCACCTGGAAGACCTTCGGGTCGCCCTTTTTCTGGGGGATGATGATGGGGACGATCTCGTCGGCCACGGCGCCGCTGGCGATGGCCGCCCGGGCGCGCCGGTGGCTCTCGTAGGCCAGCTGATCCTGCTCGGCCCTGGAGATGCCGTACTTCGCAGCGATGTTCTCCGCCGTGAAGCCCATGTGGTATCCATTGAAGATCTCCCAGAGGCCGTCATGGACCATCAGGTCCGTGATCTTGCCGAAAGGCATGTTCATCCGGAAGCCCCAGCGGGCGTCGGCAAGAGCGTAGGGGACGTTGCTCATGTTCTCCATGCCGCCGGCAAGGACGACGTCGGCATCACCCGTCATGACGGACTGGGCCGCCAGGGCGATGGCCTTCATCCCCGAGGCGCAGACCTTCTGGACGGTGAAGACATTCGATTCTTCCGGCAGGCCGGCGAAGATGGCCGACTGGCGGGCCGGGTTCTGGCCCACGCCTGCATTCAGGACGTTCCCTATGATGACTTCGTCGATATAAACGGGGGTGAGGGAACTGTCGTAGTCATATCCCTTTTTCTGGATGTCCGTCATG contains the following coding sequences:
- a CDS encoding acyl-CoA dehydrogenase family protein gives rise to the protein MNFGLTEEQQMVKDQVTRFAETEIKPIAAELDHTHRHPEEICRKLGAMGIMGVAIPVEYGGAGMDTVTYVHAMIAISKACASCGVIVSVNNSLYGFPVNTFGTEEQKVKYLTPVASGKVEGCYALTEAGAGSDAGALACKAELKGDKYVLNGTKRFITNGNVAQYCVLACTTDASMGYKAVINLIVDLKNTKGFSLGKIEEKMGILASGTAELVFEDAEVPAENLLGKVGQGFKQMLMGLDCGRIGIGSQACGIGKAALEDALNYAKERVQFGKPISTFQAIQFKLADMATELDAAELLLLRAAWMEDNHLDYEKESAMAKMYASDVAMKAAIEGVQIFGGYGYCKEYPAERHMRDAKICQIYEGTNEIQRVVISRKLLSMR
- a CDS encoding enoyl-CoA hydratase-related protein: MEFKNLIFQVEEGVATITFNRPKALNAMNSETMSELYQAATICKNDDAVKALILTGSGDRAFVAGADISEMQNLRPQQALAFMELGHETLRLIETLPKPSIAAINGFALGGGTEISMACDMRFASDKARFGQPEILIGLIPGWGGTQRLARLIGLGRAKELVMGGDQIDAQRAYELGLVNRIYPAEELLPAAKKFAAKMARLPGFALKMAKHAMNFGYDLSLDNANRLEMECCAQCFSTDDQKEGMGAFLEKRKPNFKGC
- a CDS encoding acetyl-CoA C-acetyltransferase, whose translation is MRDAVIVSGARTAVGEFGGSLKGVSVVELGKVVMKEAIKRAGLRPAVSDFIKSCRPDAFGNFDMTDIQKKGYDYDSSLTPVYIDEVIIGNVLNAGVGQNPARQSAIFAGLPEESNVFTVQKVCASGMKAIALAAQSVMTGDADVVLAGGMENMSNVPYALADARWGFRMNMPFGKITDLMVHDGLWEIFNGYHMGFTAENIAAKYGISRAEQDQLAYESHRRARAAIASGAVADEIVPIIIPQKKGDPKVFQVDERPMDTTLEKMGKLAPVFKKDGSVTAGNASGINDGAAAVLVMSAEKAKELGLKPLVKIKGWASGGVDPAYMGLGPIPAVRKLFKKLNLTMKDIGLIELNEAFAVQALGCVKELGVDLNITNLNGSGISIGHPIGCTGARITYTLAMQMKKRNVPLGLASLCIGGGQGMAIVLESV